The Bryobacteraceae bacterium genome includes a window with the following:
- the adk gene encoding adenylate kinase, with product MSSFTPTQTQAPAGTRTFLLLGPPGCGKGTQAERLAKHFAIPAISTGEMIRSEVRAGTELGKTAAGVMVTGGLLSDDLVNQIVRSRLSKEDCRSGFLLDGYPRTIPQAEYLASLLEELGMPQPLVLHIDVPADLLIERTCNRRYCPQCGAIYNLSTHPPKQSGLCDACGAGLKQRDDDCEETVRNRLAAYERSTAPLISHYRGGRYVRIDGAGSPDEVFQAILQALS from the coding sequence ATGTCGAGCTTCACGCCCACTCAGACCCAGGCCCCGGCGGGCACCCGCACGTTTCTGCTCCTCGGCCCTCCCGGATGCGGCAAGGGCACGCAGGCCGAGCGGCTGGCGAAGCACTTCGCCATTCCGGCCATTTCCACCGGCGAGATGATCCGCAGCGAGGTCCGCGCCGGCACGGAGCTGGGCAAGACTGCGGCCGGCGTGATGGTCACGGGGGGCCTGCTCAGCGATGATCTGGTGAACCAGATTGTGCGCTCCCGCCTGTCGAAGGAGGACTGCCGCAGCGGGTTCCTCCTGGACGGCTATCCGCGCACGATTCCGCAGGCCGAATACCTGGCGTCCCTGCTTGAGGAGCTGGGGATGCCGCAGCCGCTGGTGCTGCACATCGACGTGCCCGCGGATCTGCTGATCGAGCGGACGTGCAACCGGCGCTATTGTCCGCAGTGCGGCGCCATCTACAACCTGAGCACGCATCCTCCGAAGCAGTCCGGCCTCTGCGACGCCTGCGGCGCGGGGCTGAAACAGCGGGACGACGATTGCGAAGAGACGGTGCGGAACCGCCTGGCGGCCTATGAGCGCAGCACCGCTCCGCTGATCAGCCACTACCGCGGCGGCCGGTATGTCCGCATCGACGGCGCCGGTTCGCCGGACGAAGTCTTTCAGGCGATCCTGCAGGCGCTCTCCTGA
- a CDS encoding aminotransferase, whose amino-acid sequence MSPFSSRTPRSFHPNRLSARAGALRLAGAPLIDLTLTNPTQAGIACPAEAVLGPLGDPGSLRYEPSPRGRAETRQAIAAWHARHGAIADPGDILLASSTSEAYSWLFKLLCEPGDAVMTPRPSYPLFECLAELDGVRAVQYPLPEHWGWRLDIAELETHLDPRARAVVVVNPNNPTGTYLHPEEWLRLQEFAALRGLAVIADEVFFDYAWRAATPRISSLAGPHLALTFTLSGLSKTAALPQMKLGWIHVGGPGELRQEALERLEWIADAYLPVSAPVQFAAPRWLELAPEMQSRILGRVVGNLEALQAALGKGSPWRVAGGGGGWTAVVEAPRIHSGEEWALRFLEEAFVLVQPGYFYDFEREAFLAVSLLAAPEDFREALGRMEKIFRSV is encoded by the coding sequence GTGAGCCCGTTCTCTTCCCGCACGCCCCGCTCCTTTCATCCGAACCGGCTCTCGGCGCGCGCGGGCGCCCTGCGCCTCGCCGGCGCGCCGCTGATCGACCTGACGCTGACAAATCCGACTCAGGCGGGCATCGCCTGCCCCGCGGAAGCGGTTCTCGGCCCGCTCGGCGATCCCGGCTCGCTCCGCTACGAGCCTTCGCCGCGCGGCCGGGCCGAGACCCGGCAGGCCATCGCCGCGTGGCACGCCCGGCATGGGGCCATCGCTGATCCCGGGGACATCCTGCTCGCGTCGAGCACCAGCGAGGCGTATTCATGGCTCTTCAAACTGCTGTGCGAGCCCGGCGACGCCGTCATGACCCCGCGCCCGTCCTATCCGCTGTTCGAGTGCCTGGCGGAACTCGACGGCGTGCGGGCCGTGCAGTACCCTCTGCCGGAGCATTGGGGCTGGCGGCTCGACATTGCAGAACTGGAGACGCATCTCGATCCGCGCGCCCGCGCCGTCGTGGTGGTGAATCCGAACAATCCCACGGGAACGTACCTGCACCCGGAAGAGTGGCTGCGGCTGCAGGAGTTCGCCGCGCTGCGGGGGCTGGCGGTGATCGCCGACGAAGTGTTTTTCGACTACGCCTGGCGGGCTGCCACGCCGCGCATTTCCTCTCTGGCAGGTCCGCATCTGGCCCTGACTTTCACCCTCAGCGGGCTGTCGAAGACCGCCGCGCTGCCGCAGATGAAACTCGGCTGGATTCACGTGGGCGGACCCGGAGAACTGCGGCAGGAAGCCCTGGAGCGGCTGGAATGGATCGCCGACGCCTATCTGCCCGTGTCCGCGCCGGTGCAGTTCGCCGCGCCCCGGTGGCTTGAACTCGCGCCGGAGATGCAGAGCCGGATCCTCGGGCGCGTCGTTGGCAATCTCGAGGCTCTTCAGGCGGCGCTCGGCAAAGGCTCGCCGTGGCGCGTGGCCGGCGGCGGGGGCGGGTGGACCGCCGTCGTCGAAGCGCCGCGGATTCACTCGGGCGAAGAGTGGGCGCTGCGCTTTCTGGAGGAAGCGTTCGTGCTCGTTCAGCCAGGCTATTTCTATGATTTCGAGCGCGAGGCGTTCCTCGCCGTCAGTCTGCTGGCCGCGCCGGAGGATTTCCGCGAAGCGCTGGGCCGCATGGAAAAGATATTCAGATCGGTTTGA
- a CDS encoding multidrug ABC transporter yields MRLTEICVQRPVFAFMLILFLAVMGLFSFFDLGVDLFPKTDPATVFVNTRLPGASPEEMVSQVIMPLEEAVSAISGIEELRAFVTEGSSNLIVTFTLDKDISEAVEEVREKAAGAVRRMPPNVLPPVVRKADPDSDPVVTMALSGEASLRELTEVADKIVRRALETVDGVASVNISGGRKRQINILLDINKLNGYNLTAQDVERAVRSENVEAPGGRIIRGPQEVGVRTMGRVEHVEQFNNIIIKNVNGVPIRVRDVGTVEDGMAERRSFAYYQGQPAVMLDVTRQTGTNTVKVVDEVLAKVDDINRQLPAGLKLNVVKETATYIKNSVHSLEEHLVLGSLFASLIIWFFIRDFRTVLISSIAIPTSIITTFTIMRYLDYTLNSMTLLALTLAVGIVIDDAIIVLENIYRYLETFPGIDPKRAAIDATKEISLAVLATTLSLVIIFVPIAFVSGYAKRYLNQFGSTMSFSILVSMLVAFTLTPTLSARVLKLKSRKAGELGHGHKEQPWERGYLRVLRWALDHRLAIVAICLVTFGSTFVLGRFIGRDWMPQEDQSELGISMEMPEGSSLAATEKVALEIASKVAKVPGVTTVVPASAGFIDRVTMARFTVLLVPPNQRGPLNETAQQIRAILRDYSYARPAVTFPNVLGGRDTFAPIRASLMGPDFDQLVPISRELLERLLKQPELADMRANLNFSNPEIQVEIDRQLASDLGVRVADVASAVRLLMSGEDEITTYKELGEQYPVTMRLLPEQRDNPEVLSRLLVPSAKLGLIRLDSIARLQRGVGPSRIDRVGRQYAISFYGNPAPGYTLGAAAAAVNRVVSEMDLPVGVRLAFSGQVKILEETTANMILAIGLASIFMYMVLAAQFESLVHPFIILLTLPLSVPFALISLLATGRSLNLFSALGILLLLGIVKKNGILQVDYMNRLLEAGKPLREAILEANKVRLRPILMTTFSIIAGLIPTAVAIGTGAATRSAIAVTIIGGQLLCLLLTLLVVPVAYSYVEDIKAWLARRRTAALEAPAAGD; encoded by the coding sequence GTGCGCCTGACTGAAATCTGCGTCCAACGGCCGGTTTTCGCCTTCATGCTGATCCTGTTCCTGGCCGTGATGGGACTGTTCAGCTTCTTCGATCTCGGAGTCGATCTGTTCCCGAAGACCGACCCGGCGACGGTGTTCGTCAACACGCGCCTGCCTGGCGCCAGCCCCGAGGAGATGGTCTCGCAGGTGATCATGCCGCTGGAGGAGGCGGTGTCGGCGATCAGCGGCATCGAAGAGCTGCGGGCGTTTGTGACGGAGGGGTCGAGCAACCTGATCGTCACCTTCACGCTGGACAAGGACATCTCGGAGGCGGTGGAGGAAGTCCGCGAGAAGGCGGCCGGCGCGGTGCGCCGCATGCCGCCGAACGTTCTGCCTCCGGTGGTGCGGAAAGCCGACCCGGATTCCGATCCGGTAGTGACGATGGCCCTCAGCGGCGAGGCCAGCTTGCGGGAACTGACGGAAGTGGCCGACAAGATCGTGCGGCGGGCGCTGGAGACGGTGGACGGGGTGGCGAGTGTCAACATCTCGGGCGGGCGCAAGCGGCAGATCAACATTCTGCTCGACATCAACAAGCTGAACGGCTACAACCTGACGGCGCAGGACGTCGAGCGCGCCGTGCGGTCCGAGAACGTCGAGGCGCCGGGCGGCCGCATCATCCGCGGGCCGCAGGAAGTGGGCGTGCGCACGATGGGCCGCGTCGAGCACGTCGAGCAGTTCAACAACATCATCATCAAGAACGTCAACGGCGTGCCCATCCGTGTCCGCGACGTGGGAACAGTCGAGGACGGCATGGCCGAGCGGCGTTCCTTCGCCTACTATCAGGGCCAGCCCGCCGTGATGCTGGACGTGACGCGGCAGACGGGCACCAACACGGTCAAGGTCGTCGATGAAGTGCTGGCCAAGGTGGACGACATCAACCGGCAGCTGCCGGCGGGGCTGAAGCTGAACGTGGTCAAGGAAACGGCCACCTACATCAAGAACTCGGTGCACAGCCTGGAAGAGCACCTGGTGCTCGGCTCGCTGTTTGCGTCGCTGATCATCTGGTTCTTCATCCGCGACTTCCGCACGGTGCTGATCAGCTCGATCGCGATTCCGACGTCGATCATCACGACGTTCACGATCATGCGGTACCTCGACTACACGCTGAACTCGATGACGCTGCTGGCGCTGACGCTGGCCGTAGGCATCGTCATCGACGACGCCATCATCGTGCTCGAGAACATCTACCGCTACCTGGAAACGTTCCCCGGCATCGACCCGAAACGGGCGGCGATCGACGCCACCAAAGAAATTTCGCTGGCGGTGCTGGCGACGACGCTCTCGCTGGTGATCATCTTCGTGCCAATCGCGTTCGTCAGCGGCTACGCGAAGCGGTACCTGAACCAGTTCGGCAGCACGATGTCGTTCTCGATTCTCGTCTCGATGCTCGTGGCCTTCACGCTGACGCCGACGCTGAGCGCGCGCGTGCTGAAGCTGAAGAGCCGGAAGGCGGGCGAACTGGGCCACGGGCACAAGGAGCAGCCGTGGGAGCGGGGCTACCTGCGGGTGCTGCGCTGGGCGCTGGACCACCGGCTGGCGATCGTGGCCATCTGCCTGGTCACCTTCGGTTCGACGTTCGTGCTCGGCCGCTTCATCGGCCGCGACTGGATGCCTCAGGAGGACCAGAGCGAGCTGGGCATCTCGATGGAGATGCCCGAGGGCTCCTCGCTGGCTGCGACGGAAAAGGTGGCTCTGGAGATCGCGTCGAAAGTGGCGAAGGTGCCGGGCGTGACGACCGTGGTGCCGGCCAGCGCGGGCTTCATCGACCGCGTCACCATGGCGCGGTTCACGGTGCTGCTGGTGCCGCCGAACCAGCGCGGGCCGCTGAACGAGACGGCGCAGCAGATCCGCGCCATCCTGCGTGACTACTCGTACGCGCGCCCCGCGGTCACGTTCCCGAACGTGCTGGGCGGGCGCGACACGTTCGCGCCGATCCGCGCCTCGCTGATGGGGCCGGACTTCGACCAGCTGGTGCCGATCTCGCGCGAACTGCTGGAGCGGCTGCTGAAACAGCCCGAGCTGGCCGATATGCGCGCCAACCTGAACTTCAGCAACCCGGAGATCCAGGTGGAGATCGACCGTCAGCTGGCCAGCGACCTGGGCGTGCGCGTGGCCGACGTGGCCAGCGCCGTCCGGCTGCTGATGTCGGGCGAAGACGAAATCACGACGTACAAAGAGCTGGGCGAGCAATACCCGGTCACCATGCGCCTGCTGCCCGAGCAGCGCGACAACCCGGAGGTGCTGAGCCGGCTGCTGGTGCCTTCGGCGAAACTCGGGCTGATCCGGCTGGACTCGATTGCGCGGCTGCAGCGCGGCGTCGGCCCGTCGCGCATCGACCGCGTCGGCCGCCAGTACGCAATTTCGTTCTACGGCAACCCGGCGCCGGGCTACACGCTGGGCGCCGCCGCCGCGGCCGTGAACCGCGTGGTGAGCGAGATGGACCTGCCGGTGGGCGTGCGGCTGGCGTTCTCGGGCCAGGTGAAGATCCTCGAGGAAACGACGGCGAACATGATCCTGGCCATCGGGCTGGCGTCAATCTTCATGTACATGGTGCTCGCCGCGCAGTTCGAGAGTCTCGTTCACCCGTTCATCATCCTGCTGACGCTGCCGCTTTCGGTTCCTTTCGCACTGATCAGCCTGCTGGCGACGGGGCGCTCGCTGAATCTGTTCAGCGCCCTGGGCATCCTGCTGCTGCTGGGCATCGTCAAGAAGAACGGCATTCTCCAGGTGGACTACATGAACCGCCTGCTGGAGGCGGGCAAGCCGTTGCGGGAAGCCATTCTGGAGGCCAACAAGGTGCGGCTGCGCCCCATTCTGATGACGACGTTCTCCATCATCGCCGGGCTGATTCCGACAGCCGTGGCCATCGGGACCGGAGCGGCTACGCGCTCGGCCATTGCTGTGACCATCATCGGCGGGCAGCTGCTGTGCCTGCTGCTGACGCTGCTGGTGGTGCCGGTGGCCTATTCGTATGTCGAGGACATCAAGGCGTGGCTGGCGCGGCGCCGCACCGCCGCCCTGGAAGCGCCGGCCGCCGGGGATTGA
- the fabD-2 gene encoding malonyl CoA-acyl carrier protein transacylase, giving the protein MSDVAFLFPGQGSQAVGMGKALAGAFEAARRVFEEADDALGFPISRLCFEGPEDQLRLTENTQPALLTVSIAALRVLEQEGFRPGWVAGHSLGEYSALVAAGSLAFRDAVRLVRLRGRYMQEAVPPGVGAMAAVLKPPLDQLDQILAEAARGEIVAAANFNSPEQVVIAGHAGAVSRASEALKAAGAKRVVPLPVSAPFHCPLMKPAQERLKADLDAAHFADLQIPLINNVEARLVTSGAEARQGLYLQVSGAVRWSDSMRTLAGLGCARAVEVGAGAVLCGLMKQIAPQVRTAKFGEPADLEKVRELLA; this is encoded by the coding sequence ATGTCCGATGTTGCATTTCTGTTCCCCGGCCAGGGTTCTCAGGCCGTGGGCATGGGCAAGGCGCTGGCCGGCGCCTTCGAGGCAGCCCGCCGCGTGTTTGAAGAAGCCGACGACGCGCTCGGCTTTCCCATCTCCCGCCTTTGTTTCGAAGGCCCGGAAGACCAGCTCCGCCTGACGGAAAACACGCAGCCGGCCCTGCTGACCGTTTCCATCGCCGCCCTCCGCGTGCTGGAACAGGAGGGCTTCCGTCCGGGTTGGGTCGCCGGCCACAGCCTTGGCGAATATTCGGCGCTTGTGGCTGCCGGCTCGCTGGCATTCCGCGACGCCGTCCGGCTCGTGCGGCTGCGCGGCCGCTACATGCAGGAGGCTGTGCCTCCGGGCGTCGGCGCGATGGCCGCCGTGCTCAAACCGCCGCTCGATCAGCTCGATCAGATCCTCGCCGAGGCCGCCCGGGGCGAAATCGTCGCCGCGGCGAACTTCAACTCGCCCGAGCAGGTCGTCATCGCCGGCCACGCCGGCGCGGTCTCTCGCGCCTCGGAAGCCCTGAAAGCCGCGGGCGCCAAACGCGTCGTCCCGCTGCCGGTCAGCGCGCCGTTCCACTGTCCGCTCATGAAGCCCGCCCAGGAACGCCTCAAAGCCGACCTCGATGCGGCGCATTTCGCGGATCTGCAAATCCCGCTGATCAACAACGTCGAGGCTCGGCTTGTGACCTCCGGCGCCGAGGCGCGCCAGGGCCTCTATCTGCAGGTCTCCGGGGCCGTGCGCTGGTCGGATTCGATGCGCACGCTCGCCGGGCTCGGCTGCGCGCGCGCGGTCGAAGTGGGCGCCGGGGCCGTGCTCTGCGGCCTGATGAAGCAGATCGCCCCCCAGGTGCGCACGGCGAAGTTCGGCGAACCGGCCGATCTCGAAAAAGTGCGCGAACTTCTGGCCTAG
- the prsA gene encoding foldase protein PrsA has product MLSPRSTAPWLMAAILAGVPAGCKKTVPTNVAATVNGRAITYSDLDKQYKRQFPQQPEGTTPDQVLFQKLELLRAMIDEEILLQRAEKLSLLARDEDVEARLNEIKAPYTQEEFQKQLDAQGMTLEELKSQIRRSLSIEKLLNREIGNQITISDKDVTEFYEANKAMFRFPETNYHIARIVVTAGPAPEIRNLSGSKALTEDQARKKIQMIEARLKQGEDFAKVAQAFSEDPQSAPNGGDMGFIPESALQQADAETRRVIMNLVPGQISPPLRTQGGWQILKLIAREPAGQRELNDPRVQQNIRETLRTRKEQLLRNAYLDACRNEAEVVNYLALSLAPGFSKK; this is encoded by the coding sequence ATGTTGTCTCCGCGCTCCACCGCCCCATGGCTGATGGCGGCCATCCTCGCCGGCGTCCCTGCCGGCTGCAAGAAGACCGTGCCCACCAATGTCGCTGCCACGGTCAACGGGCGGGCCATCACGTACTCGGATCTCGACAAGCAGTACAAGCGCCAGTTTCCCCAGCAGCCCGAAGGCACGACGCCCGACCAGGTCCTCTTCCAGAAGCTCGAACTGCTCCGCGCGATGATCGACGAGGAAATTCTTCTCCAGCGCGCCGAGAAGCTCTCCCTGTTGGCCCGCGATGAAGACGTCGAAGCGCGGCTGAACGAGATCAAGGCGCCCTACACGCAGGAAGAGTTCCAGAAGCAGCTCGACGCGCAGGGCATGACGCTGGAGGAACTCAAGAGCCAGATCCGCCGCTCGCTCTCCATCGAAAAACTGCTCAACCGCGAGATCGGCAACCAGATCACCATCAGCGACAAGGACGTCACCGAGTTCTACGAAGCCAACAAGGCCATGTTCCGCTTCCCGGAGACGAACTATCACATCGCCCGCATTGTCGTCACTGCCGGACCCGCCCCCGAAATCCGCAACCTCTCCGGCTCGAAAGCTCTCACCGAAGACCAGGCGCGGAAGAAAATCCAGATGATCGAGGCGCGGCTCAAGCAGGGCGAGGATTTCGCCAAGGTCGCCCAGGCTTTCAGCGAAGATCCGCAAAGCGCCCCGAACGGCGGCGACATGGGCTTCATTCCCGAATCCGCCCTGCAGCAGGCCGACGCCGAAACCCGCCGCGTCATCATGAATCTCGTCCCCGGCCAGATCTCGCCCCCGCTGCGCACGCAGGGCGGCTGGCAGATCCTCAAGCTGATCGCCCGCGAGCCGGCCGGCCAGCGCGAGCTGAACGACCCGCGCGTGCAGCAGAACATCCGCGAAACCCTCCGCACCCGCAAGGAGCAGCTGCTCCGCAACGCCTATCTCGACGCCTGCCGCAACGAGGCCGAGGTGGTCAACTACCTCGCGCTGTCGCTCGCGCCGGGCTTCTCGAAGAAGTAG
- the msrP gene encoding protein-methionine-sulfoxide reductase catalytic subunit MsrP, translating into MPRRQYDSLPYSLVTPKSVYLSRRKLLGSLLVLPGAAAAAQKLENIRKTGYGRGEKLTPYEAVTTYNNFYEFGASKDDPARNARNFRTRPWTVRVEGEALKPRTFDIDEILKLAPLEERIYRFRCVEGWSMVIPWIGFPLAELLKQVEPKSSAQFVAFETYFDPKQMPQSAWSGIPFPYVEGLRMDEAMHPLTILSVGLYGEVLPNQNGAPLRLVVPWKYGFKSIKSIVRIRLVKNQPPTTWNLANPREYGFYSNVNPDVDHPRWSQKKERRIGEFFKRDTLLFNGYGNEVASLYAGMDLRKHY; encoded by the coding sequence ATGCCACGACGCCAGTACGATTCGCTGCCGTATTCCCTGGTGACGCCGAAAAGCGTCTATCTCTCGCGCAGAAAACTGCTCGGCTCGCTTCTTGTCCTGCCCGGCGCGGCGGCGGCGGCGCAGAAGCTGGAAAACATCCGCAAAACCGGCTACGGACGGGGCGAGAAGCTCACTCCTTACGAGGCCGTCACCACCTACAACAACTTCTACGAGTTCGGCGCCTCCAAGGACGATCCGGCGCGCAACGCCCGCAACTTCCGCACCCGCCCCTGGACCGTCCGCGTCGAAGGCGAAGCGCTGAAGCCGCGCACCTTCGACATCGACGAAATCCTCAAGCTCGCGCCGCTCGAGGAGCGCATCTACCGCTTCCGCTGCGTCGAAGGCTGGTCCATGGTGATTCCCTGGATCGGATTCCCGCTGGCGGAATTGCTGAAACAGGTCGAGCCGAAATCTTCGGCGCAATTCGTGGCATTCGAGACGTATTTCGATCCGAAACAGATGCCGCAGAGCGCGTGGTCCGGCATCCCGTTTCCGTACGTTGAAGGTCTCCGCATGGACGAAGCCATGCACCCGTTGACCATCCTCTCCGTGGGGCTCTATGGCGAGGTGCTGCCGAACCAGAACGGCGCTCCCCTGCGCCTCGTCGTGCCCTGGAAATACGGCTTCAAGAGCATCAAATCGATCGTCCGCATCCGGCTCGTGAAGAACCAGCCGCCCACCACCTGGAACCTCGCCAATCCCCGCGAATACGGCTTCTATTCCAACGTGAATCCCGACGTCGATCATCCCCGCTGGAGCCAGAAAAAAGAGCGCCGCATCGGCGAATTCTTCAAGCGCGACACGCTCCTGTTCAACGGCTACGGCAACGAAGTCGCTTCTCTGTACGCGGGAATGGATCTGCGCAAGCATTACTGA
- the msrQ gene encoding protein-methionine-sulfoxide reductase heme-binding subunit MsrQ, which yields MRRLLAARSVKPALFLLSLAPALWLAVGAWRGLLGVNPIEKVTLETGQWTLRLLAATLAVTPLRRLAGWPELIRFRRMLGLFAFFYACLHALTYVWLDQFFDWAEIARDIVKRPFITAGAVSFAAMAPLAVTSTRGWIARLGGRRWQRLHRLVYLAAAAGVVHFWWKVKSDIREPALYALVFAVLLLARLFRPRTATPAKTFSPL from the coding sequence ATGCGCCGCCTGCTGGCCGCCCGCTCAGTCAAGCCGGCTCTATTCCTGCTGTCCCTGGCGCCCGCTCTCTGGCTCGCCGTCGGCGCCTGGCGCGGCTTGCTCGGGGTCAACCCGATTGAAAAGGTCACGCTGGAAACGGGCCAGTGGACGCTGCGTCTCCTGGCGGCCACTCTGGCTGTCACGCCTCTCCGCCGCCTGGCCGGCTGGCCGGAACTGATCCGGTTCCGCCGCATGCTGGGGCTCTTCGCATTCTTCTATGCGTGCCTGCACGCGCTGACGTATGTCTGGCTGGACCAGTTTTTTGACTGGGCGGAAATCGCGCGGGATATCGTCAAAAGGCCTTTCATCACGGCTGGCGCCGTGTCTTTCGCGGCCATGGCGCCTCTCGCCGTCACCTCCACGCGCGGCTGGATCGCCCGCCTTGGAGGCCGTCGCTGGCAGAGGCTCCACCGTCTGGTTTACCTGGCTGCCGCCGCAGGTGTCGTGCATTTCTGGTGGAAGGTGAAATCCGACATCCGAGAGCCGGCGCTCTATGCTCTCGTGTTCGCCGTCCTGCTTCTGGCCCGGCTGTTCAGACCCCGGACAGCCACTCCGGCGAAGACGTTCTCGCCGTTGTGA
- the spoIIAA gene encoding anti-sigma factor antagonist: MSLKLTTRQVGDVTVVDAAGRITLGEGSSAFRDTIKGLVNQGQKKILVNLGEVTYIDSSGIGELVSGYTTVSNAGGKLKLLNLTKRVHDLLQITKLYTVFEVFDDEAKALASF; the protein is encoded by the coding sequence GTGAGCCTGAAATTGACAACCCGCCAGGTCGGCGACGTGACCGTCGTGGATGCTGCCGGCCGCATCACTCTCGGGGAAGGCTCTTCCGCCTTCCGCGACACCATCAAAGGCCTCGTGAACCAGGGGCAGAAGAAGATCCTCGTCAACCTCGGCGAGGTCACCTACATCGACAGCTCCGGCATCGGCGAGCTCGTCAGCGGCTACACCACGGTCTCCAACGCCGGCGGCAAGCTCAAGCTGCTCAACCTCACCAAGCGGGTCCACGACCTGCTGCAGATCACCAAGCTCTACACCGTCTTTGAAGTCTTCGACGACGAGGCCAAAGCTCTCGCCAGCTTCTGA
- a CDS encoding DNA-binding response regulator, whose protein sequence is MPSRSARTLVIAGQPGLLRDGIASLCSSSGRFHVAAATSSGQQAWKLLEQLRPDVLLVELHIPDLDSLEIARRLAGVIPWPSAPPSRCVILSSRADRKTVLEVLRAGAQGFLLSSSSGENLLDCLDRVLDGGIYISPGVDLTELFPADRRAVPDDPLDRLSPREYQVFFLLVEGVRPKEIAARLGISPKTVDTYRVQLMRKLGIHDVPGLVKYAVQQRLIGVAGSAGAV, encoded by the coding sequence ATGCCGTCCAGAAGTGCCAGAACCCTTGTCATCGCGGGGCAGCCAGGGCTGCTCCGTGATGGCATCGCCTCCCTCTGCTCTTCCTCCGGCCGTTTCCACGTGGCTGCCGCCACCTCCTCCGGCCAGCAGGCGTGGAAGCTTCTGGAACAGCTCCGCCCCGACGTCCTCCTCGTCGAGCTCCACATCCCTGACCTCGACTCCCTCGAGATCGCCCGCCGCCTCGCCGGCGTCATCCCCTGGCCATCCGCTCCCCCCTCCCGCTGCGTCATCCTCTCCAGCCGCGCCGACCGCAAGACCGTTCTTGAAGTCCTCCGCGCCGGCGCCCAGGGCTTCCTCCTGTCCTCCAGCAGCGGCGAAAACCTCCTCGATTGTCTCGACCGCGTCCTCGACGGCGGCATCTACATCTCCCCCGGCGTCGACCTCACCGAGCTCTTCCCCGCCGACCGCCGCGCCGTCCCCGACGATCCCCTCGACCGGCTCAGCCCCCGCGAGTACCAGGTCTTCTTCCTCCTCGTCGAGGGCGTCCGCCCCAAAGAGATCGCCGCCCGCCTCGGCATCAGCCCCAAGACCGTCGATACCTACCGCGTCCAGCTCATGCGCAAGCTCGGCATCCACGACGTCCCCGGGCTCGTCAAATACGCCGTCCAGCAGCGCCTCATCGGTGTCGCCGGCTCCGCCGGCGCCGTCTGA
- the scpA gene encoding segregation and condensation protein A, translating to MSSPLHVHLEQYDGPLDLLLDLIRRQQINIYDIPIARITQQYLDYMQRAADLDIELSAEFVYMAATLIHIKSRMLLPRDPELEKIDPQEDPRRELVERLLEYERYKSAAAMLKEKRMVEEAIWTNPQIHNFLPEDESPGLAVTLFDLVKTFEQVLERARSRPSYEVTREDVSVPDMMLFLKRVLADVPPSRSIPLVPLFEQQRSRRAMICLFLAVLEMVKLQAIRLTQKESFGEIEIRRDKGFDALEITPDAVLKIEEEYNA from the coding sequence GTGTCGTCTCCTCTCCACGTTCATCTGGAACAATACGACGGTCCGCTCGACCTCCTGCTGGACCTCATCCGCCGCCAGCAGATCAACATCTACGACATTCCCATCGCGCGCATCACCCAGCAGTATCTCGACTACATGCAGCGCGCCGCGGATCTTGACATCGAGCTCAGCGCCGAGTTCGTCTACATGGCGGCCACGCTCATCCACATCAAGTCGCGCATGCTCCTGCCCCGCGACCCGGAACTGGAGAAAATCGACCCCCAGGAAGACCCCCGCCGCGAACTCGTCGAGCGCCTCCTCGAGTACGAACGCTACAAGTCCGCCGCCGCCATGCTCAAGGAAAAGCGCATGGTCGAGGAGGCCATCTGGACCAACCCCCAGATCCACAACTTCCTCCCGGAAGACGAATCGCCCGGTCTCGCCGTCACCCTGTTCGATCTCGTCAAGACCTTCGAACAGGTGCTCGAACGCGCCAGAAGCCGCCCCTCCTACGAGGTCACGCGCGAAGACGTCAGCGTCCCGGACATGATGCTCTTCCTCAAACGCGTCCTGGCTGACGTCCCCCCTTCGCGCAGCATCCCTCTGGTGCCCCTGTTCGAGCAGCAGCGCTCGCGCCGCGCCATGATCTGCCTCTTTCTCGCCGTGCTGGAAATGGTCAAGCTCCAGGCCATCCGCCTCACCCAGAAGGAAAGCTTCGGCGAAATCGAGATCCGCCGCGACAAAGGCTTCGACGCTCTCGAAATCACCCCGGACGCTGTCCTCAAAATCGAAGAAGAGTACAACGCGTAA